From Streptomyces sp. TLI_105, the proteins below share one genomic window:
- a CDS encoding ABC transporter permease codes for MGRYVIRRLLQMIPVFFGATLLIFLMVNVMGDPIAGLCGDRACDPATTAQLQKEFGLDKPVWQQYLTYMGNVFTGDFGTAFNGQPVTELMASAFPVTIRLTIVAILFEIVIGITLGVVTGLKRGHPVDTSVLLLTLVVLSVPTFVTGLLLQLLLGVEWGWIKPAVSPEAPFNELIVPGLVLASVSLAYVTRLTRTSIAENKRADYVRTAVAKGLPRRRVVTRHLLRNSLIPVVTFIGADIGALMGGAIVTERIFNIHGVGYQLYQGIVRQNTQTVVGFVTILVLVFLLANLLVDLLYAVLDPRIRYA; via the coding sequence GTGGGTCGATACGTGATCAGGCGGCTGCTGCAGATGATCCCGGTCTTCTTCGGCGCAACGCTGTTGATCTTCCTGATGGTGAACGTGATGGGCGACCCCATCGCCGGCCTCTGCGGCGACCGCGCCTGCGACCCGGCGACCACCGCCCAGCTGCAGAAGGAGTTCGGCCTCGACAAGCCGGTCTGGCAGCAATACCTGACCTACATGGGCAACGTCTTCACCGGGGACTTCGGCACCGCCTTCAACGGCCAGCCCGTCACGGAGCTGATGGCCTCGGCCTTCCCGGTGACCATCCGGCTCACCATCGTCGCGATCCTCTTCGAGATCGTCATCGGCATCACCCTCGGCGTCGTCACCGGCCTCAAGCGCGGCCACCCCGTCGACACCAGCGTCCTGCTGCTGACCCTGGTCGTCCTCTCCGTCCCGACCTTCGTCACCGGTCTGCTCCTCCAACTGCTCCTGGGCGTCGAATGGGGCTGGATCAAACCGGCCGTCTCGCCCGAGGCGCCCTTCAACGAACTGATCGTCCCCGGCCTCGTCCTCGCGTCCGTCTCGCTCGCGTACGTCACCCGGCTCACCCGGACCTCCATCGCCGAGAACAAGCGCGCCGACTACGTCCGCACCGCCGTCGCCAAGGGCCTGCCCCGCCGCCGGGTCGTCACCCGGCACCTGCTGCGCAACAGCCTCATCCCCGTGGTGACCTTCATCGGCGCCGACATCGGCGCGCTCATGGGCGGCGCCATCGTCACCGAACGGATCTTCAACATCCACGGCGTCGGCTACCAGCTCTACCAGGGCATCGTCCGCCAGAACACCCAGACCGTCGTCGGCTTCGTGACCATCCTCGTCCTGGTGTTCCTGCTGGCCAACCTGCTGGTCGACCTCCTGTACGCCGTCCTTGACCCGAGGATTCGCTATGCCTGA
- a CDS encoding ABC transporter substrate-binding protein, whose translation MRGATHAKWAALATAVALAATACGGGDSGGGSGADGIVSSSWGDPQNPLEPANTNEVQGGKVLSMIFRGLKQYDPKTGEAKNLLAENIETTDSQNFTVTVKDGWTFSNGEKVTAKSFVDAWNYGASLKNNQKNAAFFGQIEGYDQVHPDKGEPTAETMSGLKVTGPQTFTVKLTQKFSTWPVTLGYAAFSPLPQAFYSDHAAWLSKPIGNGPYTVDSYSKGSQMSLRKWDAYPGPDKAQNGGIDLKVYTDNNTAYTDLTAGNLDLVDDVPASQLKNVQADLGGRYINVPAGIIQTLGFPFYDPAWNKPGQEKLRQGLSMAINRQQITETIFQKTRTPAVDWTSPVLGSKGGFKDVCGDFCKYDAAQAKKLVAEGGGIPGGTMTISYNADTGSHKEWVDAVCNSINNALGNNKACVGNPIGTFADFRSQVSTQKMKGPFRAGWQMDYPLIQNFLQPLYYTNASSNDGKYSDPEFDKLVNQANAEADTAKAVGLFQQAEGVLRDDMGAIPLWYQNGSAGYSDKIENVTLNPFSVPVYDQIKVK comes from the coding sequence ATGCGCGGAGCCACGCACGCCAAGTGGGCCGCACTGGCCACCGCCGTCGCCCTCGCGGCCACGGCCTGTGGCGGCGGCGACAGCGGTGGTGGCAGCGGGGCCGACGGCATCGTGAGTTCCTCGTGGGGCGACCCGCAGAACCCGCTGGAACCCGCCAACACCAACGAGGTCCAGGGTGGCAAGGTCCTCTCCATGATCTTCCGCGGGCTCAAGCAGTACGACCCGAAGACCGGCGAGGCCAAGAACTTGCTCGCCGAGAACATCGAGACCACCGACTCGCAGAACTTCACCGTCACGGTCAAGGACGGCTGGACCTTCTCCAACGGCGAGAAGGTCACCGCGAAGTCCTTCGTCGACGCCTGGAACTACGGCGCCAGCCTGAAGAACAACCAGAAGAACGCCGCCTTCTTCGGCCAGATCGAGGGTTACGACCAGGTCCACCCCGACAAGGGCGAGCCGACGGCCGAGACCATGTCCGGCCTCAAGGTGACCGGCCCCCAGACCTTCACGGTCAAGCTCACCCAGAAGTTCTCCACCTGGCCCGTCACCCTCGGCTACGCGGCCTTCTCGCCGCTTCCCCAGGCCTTCTACAGCGACCACGCCGCCTGGCTCTCGAAGCCCATCGGCAACGGCCCGTACACCGTCGACTCGTACTCCAAGGGCTCCCAGATGTCCCTGAGGAAGTGGGACGCCTACCCCGGCCCTGACAAGGCCCAGAACGGCGGCATCGACCTCAAGGTCTACACCGACAACAACACCGCCTACACGGACCTGACGGCCGGCAACCTCGACCTCGTCGACGACGTGCCCGCCTCCCAGCTCAAGAACGTCCAGGCCGACCTCGGCGGCCGGTACATCAACGTCCCCGCCGGCATCATCCAGACCCTCGGCTTCCCGTTCTACGACCCCGCGTGGAACAAGCCGGGCCAGGAGAAGCTCCGGCAGGGCCTCTCCATGGCGATCAACCGCCAGCAGATCACCGAGACGATCTTCCAGAAGACCCGCACCCCCGCCGTCGACTGGACCTCCCCGGTTCTCGGCTCGAAGGGCGGCTTCAAGGACGTCTGCGGCGACTTCTGCAAGTACGACGCGGCCCAGGCCAAGAAGCTCGTCGCCGAGGGCGGCGGCATCCCCGGCGGCACGATGACGATCTCGTACAACGCCGACACCGGCTCCCACAAGGAGTGGGTGGACGCCGTCTGCAACTCCATCAACAACGCACTCGGCAACAACAAGGCCTGCGTCGGCAACCCGATCGGCACCTTCGCCGACTTCCGCAGCCAGGTCAGCACCCAGAAGATGAAGGGCCCGTTCCGCGCCGGCTGGCAGATGGACTACCCGCTCATCCAGAACTTCCTCCAGCCGCTGTACTACACCAACGCCTCCTCCAACGACGGCAAGTACTCCGACCCGGAGTTCGACAAGCTGGTCAACCAGGCCAACGCCGAGGCCGACACCGCCAAGGCCGTCGGGCTCTTCCAGCAGGCCGAGGGAGTCCTCCGCGACGACATGGGAGCCATCCCGCTCTGGTACCAGAACGGCAGCGCCGGCTACTCGGACAAGATCGAGAACGTGACCCTGAACCCCTTCAGCGTCCCCGTCTACGACCAGATCAAGGTCAAGTGA
- a CDS encoding ABC transporter ATP-binding protein → MADLSKNDEAVAAAVEAPVGRGEPILQVRGLKKHFPLTQGILFKKQVGAVKAVDGVSFDLFQGETLGIVGESGCGKSTVAKLLMNLERATAGEVFYKGQDITKLSGRALKAVRRNIQMVFQDPYTSLNPRMTVGDIIGEPFDIHPEVAPKGDRRRKVQELLDVVGLNPEYINRYPHQFSGGQRQRIGIARGLALNPEIIICDEPVSALDVSVQAQVINLMGKLQDEFNLSYLFIAHDLSIVRHISDRVGVMYLGKMAEIGTDEQIYEHPTHPYTQALLSAVPVPDPEARAHRERIILTGDVPSPANPPSGCSFRTRCWKAQDKCSQEVPVLAVPERFKGQDTPAAHFSACHFAEEKQVVPVH, encoded by the coding sequence ATGGCTGACCTCAGCAAGAACGACGAGGCCGTGGCCGCCGCCGTCGAGGCCCCCGTGGGCCGCGGCGAGCCGATCCTCCAGGTGCGGGGCCTGAAGAAGCACTTCCCGCTGACGCAGGGCATCCTCTTCAAGAAGCAGGTCGGCGCGGTCAAGGCCGTGGACGGGGTCTCCTTCGACCTCTTCCAGGGCGAGACCCTCGGCATCGTGGGCGAGTCCGGCTGTGGCAAGTCCACGGTCGCCAAGCTCCTGATGAACCTGGAGCGGGCCACCGCCGGCGAGGTCTTCTACAAGGGCCAGGACATCACCAAGCTGTCCGGGCGTGCGCTGAAGGCCGTCCGCCGCAACATCCAGATGGTCTTCCAGGACCCGTACACCTCGCTGAACCCGCGCATGACGGTCGGCGACATCATCGGCGAGCCCTTCGACATCCACCCCGAGGTGGCCCCGAAGGGCGACCGGCGCCGCAAGGTGCAGGAGCTGCTCGACGTCGTCGGTCTGAACCCGGAGTACATCAACCGGTACCCGCACCAGTTCTCCGGCGGTCAGCGCCAGCGCATCGGCATCGCCCGCGGCCTCGCGCTCAACCCGGAGATCATCATCTGCGACGAGCCGGTCTCGGCCCTGGACGTCTCCGTCCAGGCGCAGGTCATCAACCTGATGGGGAAGCTGCAGGACGAGTTCAACCTGTCCTACCTCTTCATCGCGCACGACCTGTCGATCGTCCGGCACATCTCCGACCGCGTCGGCGTCATGTACCTCGGCAAGATGGCCGAGATCGGTACGGACGAGCAGATCTACGAGCACCCGACGCACCCGTACACCCAGGCGCTGCTCTCCGCGGTGCCGGTGCCGGACCCGGAGGCCCGTGCGCACCGCGAGCGGATCATCCTCACCGGTGACGTCCCCTCGCCGGCCAACCCGCCGTCGGGCTGCAGCTTCCGCACCCGCTGCTGGAAGGCGCAGGACAAGTGCTCGCAGGAGGTTCCGGTCCTCGCGGTCCCGGAGCGCTTCAAGGGCCAGGACACCCCGGCCGCCCACTTCTCGGCGTGCCACTTCGCCGAGGAGAAGCAGGTCGTCCCGGTGCACTGA
- a CDS encoding ABC transporter ATP-binding protein yields MSIIDKTAAVPAPRGGSDHTGPLLEVRDLHVEFHTRDGVAKAVNGVNYSVNAGETLAVLGESGSGKSVTAQAVMGILDMPPGKIPQGEILFRGEDMLKMSEEDRRKIRGRKIAMIFQDALSSLNPVLTVGYQLGEMFRVHHGMSKKDAKVKAIELMDKVKIPAAKARVSDYPHQFSGGMRQRIMIAMALALEPDLIIADEPTTALDVTVQAQVMDLLAELQQEYNMGLILITHDLGVVADVADKIAVMYAGRIVEQAPVHELYKRPAHPYTRGLLDSIPRLDQKGQELYAIKGLPPNLLKVPTGCAFNPRCPKADDICRTEIPALVPVTEQDGADLPGRKSACHFWKETIHG; encoded by the coding sequence ATGAGCATCATCGACAAGACCGCGGCCGTCCCGGCGCCGCGCGGCGGTTCCGACCACACCGGTCCGCTCCTCGAAGTCCGCGACCTGCACGTGGAGTTCCACACCCGTGACGGTGTGGCCAAGGCGGTCAACGGCGTCAACTACTCGGTGAACGCCGGCGAGACCCTCGCCGTCCTCGGCGAGTCCGGCTCCGGCAAGTCCGTCACCGCCCAGGCCGTCATGGGCATCCTCGACATGCCGCCCGGCAAGATCCCGCAGGGCGAGATCCTGTTCCGCGGCGAGGACATGCTGAAGATGTCCGAGGAGGACCGCCGGAAGATCCGCGGCCGGAAGATCGCGATGATCTTCCAGGACGCGCTGTCCTCCCTCAACCCGGTCCTCACCGTCGGCTACCAGCTCGGCGAGATGTTCCGGGTCCACCACGGCATGTCCAAGAAGGACGCCAAGGTCAAGGCCATCGAGCTGATGGACAAGGTCAAGATCCCCGCCGCCAAGGCGCGGGTCTCCGACTACCCCCACCAGTTCTCCGGCGGCATGCGCCAGCGCATCATGATCGCCATGGCGCTCGCCCTGGAGCCGGACCTGATCATCGCCGACGAGCCCACCACGGCTCTCGACGTGACCGTCCAGGCCCAGGTCATGGACCTCCTCGCGGAGCTCCAGCAGGAATACAACATGGGTCTGATCCTGATCACCCACGACCTCGGCGTCGTCGCCGACGTCGCGGACAAGATCGCCGTGATGTACGCCGGCCGGATCGTCGAGCAGGCGCCGGTGCACGAGCTGTACAAGCGCCCGGCCCACCCGTACACCCGCGGTCTGCTGGACTCGATCCCGCGCCTGGACCAGAAGGGCCAGGAGCTCTACGCGATCAAGGGCCTGCCGCCCAACCTGCTCAAGGTGCCCACCGGCTGCGCCTTCAACCCGCGCTGCCCCAAGGCCGACGACATCTGCCGCACGGAGATCCCGGCCCTGGTGCCGGTCACCGAGCAGGACGGCGCGGATCTCCCGGGCCGTAAGAGCGCCTGCCACTTCTGGAAGGAGACGATCCATGGCTGA
- a CDS encoding ABC transporter permease yields the protein MPDVTKTAAAAVEDAIAPPLVDSAPAPTQEKARSLWGDAWADLRRNPYFIVSSALIALLLLIAAWPTLFTSASPTAGDLVHHFLGKPELGKVGSPEWLGYDGQGRSVYARLIHGTRASIIVGIAVTAIVTVIGGIMGMIAGYFGGIVDAILSRITDIFFGIPFLLGAMVVLQSFVERTVWVVVFALAFLGWTQITRVMRGAVITVKQADYVHAAKALGAGTVRILFRHILPNAMAPVIVVSTIALGGYISAEATLSFLGLGLAAPTVSWGVDISAGVAQIRVAPHILLWPSIMLSITVLAFIMLGEAVRNALDPKLR from the coding sequence ATGCCTGACGTGACCAAGACCGCTGCCGCGGCCGTCGAGGACGCCATCGCCCCGCCCCTCGTGGACTCGGCGCCGGCACCGACGCAGGAGAAGGCCCGCAGCCTCTGGGGCGACGCCTGGGCCGACCTGCGCCGCAACCCGTACTTCATCGTCTCGTCGGCGCTGATCGCGCTGCTGCTGCTGATCGCGGCCTGGCCGACCCTCTTCACCAGCGCGTCCCCGACCGCCGGTGACCTGGTCCACCACTTCCTGGGCAAGCCCGAGCTGGGCAAGGTCGGTTCGCCGGAGTGGCTGGGCTACGACGGCCAGGGCCGCTCGGTCTACGCCCGGCTGATCCACGGCACCCGCGCCTCGATCATCGTCGGCATCGCCGTCACCGCGATCGTCACCGTCATCGGCGGCATCATGGGCATGATCGCCGGCTACTTCGGCGGCATCGTCGACGCGATCCTCTCCCGGATCACGGACATCTTCTTCGGCATCCCGTTCCTGCTCGGCGCCATGGTCGTCCTGCAGTCGTTCGTCGAGCGGACCGTCTGGGTCGTCGTCTTCGCCCTCGCGTTCCTCGGCTGGACCCAGATCACCCGCGTCATGCGCGGTGCCGTGATCACGGTCAAGCAGGCCGACTACGTCCACGCGGCGAAGGCCCTCGGCGCCGGCACCGTCCGGATCCTCTTCCGGCACATCCTGCCGAACGCCATGGCCCCGGTGATCGTCGTCTCGACCATCGCGCTCGGCGGCTACATCTCGGCCGAGGCGACCCTGTCCTTCCTGGGTCTGGGCCTCGCCGCCCCGACCGTCTCGTGGGGTGTCGACATCTCCGCGGGCGTCGCCCAGATCCGAGTGGCCCCGCACATCCTGCTCTGGCCCTCGATCATGCTGAGCATCACGGTTCTGGCGTTCATCATGCTCGGCGAAGCCGTACGCAACGCCCTCGACCCCAAGCTGCGCTGA
- a CDS encoding ABC transporter permease, translating to MGRYVARRLLQMIPVFLGTTLLIFLMVHSLPGDPVLAMFGDKGADPATLAAKRHELGLDRPQWEQYVTYMRDMVLHLDFGTQIRNGLPVTDVLGDAFPITLQLAVLAFAIELVFGIGLGIIGGLRAGRLADNLILIFTLLIISIPVFVLGYIIKMVFAFNLGWIEPNVSTEPEWGQLIAPAIVLGGLSLAYVARLTRTSMAENLRADYMRTAVAKGLPKRRVIGVHLMRNSMIPVVTFLGTDIGALMGGAVVTEFIFNIHGIGGVIAESISRREGSTLVGLVTILVIVYLVTSLLIDLLYAVLDPRIRYA from the coding sequence ATGGGGCGTTATGTCGCACGACGACTGCTCCAGATGATCCCGGTTTTCCTCGGGACAACCCTGCTGATCTTCCTCATGGTGCACAGCCTGCCCGGTGACCCCGTGCTGGCGATGTTCGGCGACAAGGGCGCCGACCCGGCGACGCTCGCCGCGAAGCGCCACGAGCTGGGTCTCGACAGGCCGCAGTGGGAGCAGTACGTCACCTACATGCGAGACATGGTCCTGCACCTGGACTTCGGCACCCAGATCCGCAACGGGCTCCCGGTCACAGACGTGCTCGGCGACGCGTTCCCCATCACGCTCCAGCTGGCTGTACTGGCCTTCGCCATCGAGCTCGTCTTCGGCATCGGCCTGGGCATCATCGGTGGTCTGCGAGCCGGCCGCCTGGCCGACAACCTGATCCTGATCTTCACCCTGCTGATCATCTCGATCCCGGTCTTCGTCCTCGGCTACATCATCAAGATGGTCTTCGCCTTCAACCTGGGCTGGATCGAGCCGAACGTCAGCACCGAGCCCGAGTGGGGCCAGCTGATCGCTCCCGCCATCGTGCTCGGCGGTCTCTCCCTCGCCTACGTGGCGCGCCTCACCCGTACGTCCATGGCGGAGAACCTGCGCGCCGACTACATGCGCACGGCCGTCGCCAAGGGCCTGCCGAAGCGCCGGGTCATCGGTGTCCACCTGATGCGCAACTCGATGATCCCCGTGGTCACCTTCCTCGGCACCGACATCGGCGCCCTCATGGGCGGTGCGGTCGTCACCGAGTTCATCTTCAACATCCACGGCATCGGTGGCGTCATCGCCGAGTCGATCTCCCGGCGCGAAGGTTCGACCCTGGTGGGCCTCGTCACCATCCTGGTGATCGTCTACCTCGTCACCAGCCTGCTCATCGACCTGCTGTACGCGGTCCTGGACCCGAGGATCCGGTATGCCTGA
- a CDS encoding ABC transporter substrate-binding protein, producing MRGAKSAKWVTGAIIVALAATACGGGKSGTGDDAKGAVDPNGIFSIELGEPEKPLLTGDTMESNGSAVMAGLFSTLVDYKADGSLQMINAESVTTTDSKTWTVKLKPGWTFHDGTPVTSKSYVDAWNWNASLKNAQGLASWFADIKGYDKVHPDAEGAKQTADKLEGLKVVDENTFTIELSKAVPYFGHKLAYIVFAPLPESFYKDPVAGGQKPVGNGPYKFKSWDHKKKIEITRFDGYKGPNKAKNGGVVFKNYTTLEAAYEDLKSGNVDVLRQIAPKDLPVYRQDLGDRAVDQPYSAIQTIAVAFYSDQWKKPKLVDPRVIQGLSMAIDRATITKTVLNGTREPATGWVAKGVLGFQEDGGNGVTKYDPAQAKALIKAGGGVPGNKISIQYNADGGHKEWVDAVCNSIQQATSVQCVGDGKPDFQADLTARKTKQVKSLYRSGWVLDYPVNANFISDLFRTGAGGNQGDFSNKELDAKIAKADSATTLDESVKAYQAIEKDLKNYMPSIPLWYYKVNAGFSEKVSGVAYGQDGDPILTGVEVKK from the coding sequence ATGCGCGGTGCCAAGAGCGCCAAGTGGGTAACGGGCGCGATCATCGTTGCCCTTGCTGCGACCGCCTGTGGCGGGGGTAAGAGCGGGACCGGCGACGACGCCAAGGGCGCTGTTGACCCGAACGGAATCTTCTCCATCGAGCTGGGTGAGCCCGAGAAGCCCCTGCTCACCGGTGACACGATGGAGTCCAACGGCTCCGCCGTCATGGCCGGCCTGTTCTCGACCCTGGTCGACTACAAGGCCGACGGCTCCCTGCAGATGATCAACGCCGAGTCGGTCACCACGACGGACTCGAAGACGTGGACCGTCAAGCTCAAGCCGGGCTGGACCTTCCACGACGGCACCCCGGTCACCTCCAAGTCCTACGTGGACGCGTGGAACTGGAACGCCAGCCTGAAGAACGCCCAGGGCCTCGCGTCCTGGTTCGCGGACATCAAGGGCTACGACAAGGTCCACCCGGACGCCGAGGGTGCGAAGCAGACCGCCGACAAGCTCGAGGGCCTGAAGGTCGTCGACGAGAACACCTTCACCATCGAGCTCTCGAAGGCCGTTCCGTACTTCGGCCACAAGCTCGCCTACATCGTCTTCGCCCCGCTCCCGGAGTCCTTCTACAAGGACCCGGTCGCCGGCGGCCAGAAGCCGGTCGGCAACGGTCCCTACAAGTTCAAGAGCTGGGACCACAAGAAGAAGATCGAGATCACCCGGTTCGACGGCTACAAGGGCCCGAACAAGGCGAAGAACGGCGGTGTGGTCTTCAAGAACTACACCACCCTCGAGGCCGCGTACGAGGACCTGAAGTCCGGCAACGTCGACGTCCTGCGTCAGATCGCGCCGAAGGACCTCCCGGTCTACCGCCAGGACCTCGGCGACCGCGCCGTGGACCAGCCGTACTCCGCGATCCAGACCATCGCCGTCGCCTTCTACTCGGACCAGTGGAAGAAGCCGAAGCTGGTCGACCCGCGCGTCATCCAGGGTCTGTCCATGGCGATCGACCGTGCCACCATCACCAAGACGGTGCTGAACGGCACGCGTGAGCCCGCGACCGGCTGGGTCGCGAAGGGCGTCCTGGGCTTCCAGGAGGACGGCGGCAACGGCGTCACCAAGTACGACCCGGCTCAGGCCAAGGCCCTCATCAAGGCCGGCGGCGGCGTCCCGGGCAACAAGATCTCGATCCAGTACAACGCCGACGGTGGCCACAAGGAGTGGGTGGACGCTGTCTGCAACTCCATCCAGCAGGCCACCAGCGTCCAGTGCGTCGGCGACGGCAAGCCGGACTTCCAGGCCGACCTGACCGCCCGTAAGACCAAGCAGGTCAAGTCGCTCTACCGCTCCGGCTGGGTGCTCGACTACCCGGTGAACGCCAACTTCATCTCGGACCTGTTCCGCACGGGTGCGGGCGGCAACCAGGGCGACTTCTCCAACAAGGAGCTGGACGCCAAGATCGCGAAGGCCGACTCCGCCACGACCCTTGACGAGTCCGTCAAGGCGTACCAGGCGATCGAGAAGGACCTCAAGAACTACATGCCGTCCATCCCGCTCTGGTACTACAAGGTCAACGCGGGCTTCTCCGAGAAGGTCTCGGGTGTCGCCTACGGTCAGGACGGCGACCCGATCCTGACCGGCGTCGAGGTCAAGAAGTAA
- the typA gene encoding translational GTPase TypA: protein MPTRHDIRNVAIVAHVDHGKTTIVDAMLKQAGAFAAHQQLDDRMMDSNDLEREKGITILAKNTAVKYHPKDGGAPITINIIDTPGHADFGGEVERGLSMVDAVVLLVDASEGPLPQTRFVLRKALQQRKPVILCINKTDRPDSRIDEVVNETYDLFLDLDADEDQIEFPIVYACGRDGIASLTKPADGTVPQDSDSLEPFFSTILEHVPAPAYDEEAPLQAHVTNLDADNFLGRIALLRVEQGELRKGQTVAWIKRDGTISNVRITELMMTEALTRKPAEVAGPGDICAVAGIPDIMIGETLADPENPIALPLITVDQPAISMTIGTNTSPLVGRGGTGKGADAKAAVKDRKVTARQVKDRLDRELIGNVSLRVLDTERPDAWEVQGRGELALAILVEQMRREGFELTIGKPQVVTKEVDGKIHEPVERLTVDVPEEHMGAVTQLMGVRKGRMDNMSNHGSGWVRMEFVVPSRGLIGFRTEFLTNTRGTGIAHSIHEGHEPWFGTLTTRNNGSLVADRAGAVTAFAMTNLQERGVLFVDPGTEVYEGMIVGENSRSDDMDVNITKEKKLTNMRSSSADSFEAIVPPRKLSLEQSLEFCRDDECVEVTPEAVRIRKVVLDQKERGRSASRAKNG, encoded by the coding sequence ATGCCCACGCGCCACGACATCCGTAACGTCGCCATCGTCGCCCACGTCGACCACGGCAAGACGACCATCGTCGACGCCATGCTCAAGCAGGCCGGTGCCTTCGCCGCCCACCAGCAGCTCGACGACCGCATGATGGACTCGAACGACCTGGAGCGTGAGAAGGGCATCACGATCCTCGCCAAGAACACGGCGGTGAAGTATCACCCCAAGGACGGCGGGGCCCCGATCACCATCAACATCATCGACACCCCCGGCCACGCCGACTTCGGTGGCGAGGTCGAGCGCGGTCTGTCGATGGTGGACGCGGTCGTCCTCCTGGTGGACGCCTCCGAGGGTCCGCTCCCGCAGACCCGCTTCGTGCTGCGCAAGGCCCTCCAGCAGCGCAAGCCCGTCATCCTCTGCATCAACAAGACGGACCGCCCGGACTCCCGGATCGACGAGGTCGTCAACGAGACCTACGACCTCTTCCTCGACCTGGACGCGGACGAGGACCAGATCGAGTTCCCGATCGTCTACGCCTGCGGCCGCGACGGCATCGCCTCGCTGACCAAGCCGGCGGACGGCACGGTCCCGCAGGACTCCGACAGCCTGGAGCCGTTCTTCTCCACCATCCTGGAGCACGTCCCGGCCCCGGCGTACGACGAGGAGGCGCCGCTCCAGGCGCACGTCACCAACCTCGACGCCGACAACTTCCTCGGCCGCATCGCGCTGCTCCGCGTCGAGCAGGGCGAGCTGCGCAAGGGCCAGACGGTCGCGTGGATCAAGCGGGACGGCACCATCTCCAACGTCCGCATCACCGAGCTGATGATGACCGAGGCGCTCACCCGCAAGCCGGCCGAGGTCGCCGGCCCCGGTGACATCTGCGCCGTCGCCGGTATCCCCGACATCATGATCGGCGAGACCCTGGCCGACCCGGAGAACCCGATCGCGCTGCCGCTGATCACGGTCGACCAGCCGGCCATCTCCATGACCATCGGCACCAACACCTCGCCGCTCGTCGGCCGGGGTGGCACCGGCAAGGGCGCCGACGCCAAGGCCGCGGTCAAGGACCGCAAGGTCACCGCCCGCCAGGTGAAGGACCGCCTGGACCGCGAGCTCATCGGCAACGTCTCGCTCCGCGTCCTCGACACCGAGCGTCCCGACGCCTGGGAGGTCCAGGGCCGCGGTGAGCTCGCGCTCGCCATCCTGGTCGAGCAGATGCGCCGCGAGGGCTTCGAGCTCACCATCGGCAAGCCGCAGGTCGTCACCAAGGAGGTCGACGGCAAGATCCACGAGCCCGTCGAGCGCCTCACGGTCGACGTCCCCGAGGAGCACATGGGTGCGGTCACGCAGCTCATGGGCGTCCGCAAGGGCCGCATGGACAACATGTCGAACCACGGCTCCGGCTGGGTCCGCATGGAGTTCGTCGTTCCGTCCCGTGGCCTCATCGGCTTCCGTACGGAGTTCCTCACCAACACCCGCGGTACGGGCATCGCCCACTCGATCCACGAGGGCCACGAGCCGTGGTTCGGCACGCTGACGACCCGTAACAACGGCTCGCTGGTGGCCGACCGCGCGGGTGCGGTCACCGCCTTCGCGATGACCAACCTCCAGGAGCGCGGCGTCCTCTTCGTGGACCCGGGCACCGAGGTCTACGAGGGCATGATCGTCGGCGAGAACTCCCGCTCCGACGACATGGACGTGAACATCACCAAGGAGAAGAAGCTCACCAACATGCGCTCCTCCTCCGCCGACTCCTTCGAGGCGATCGTCCCGCCGCGCAAGCTCTCGCTGGAGCAGTCGCTGGAGTTCTGCCGCGACGACGAGTGCGTCGAGGTCACCCCGGAGGCCGTGCGCATCCGCAAGGTCGTCCTGGACCAGAAGGAGCGCGGTCGTTCCGCTTCCCGCGCCAAGAACGGCTGA